The following are encoded together in the Nitrospira sp. genome:
- a CDS encoding undecaprenyl/decaprenyl-phosphate alpha-N-acetylglucosaminyl 1-phosphate transferase, which translates to MTLYVLTFALSLLLSLYGMPIARQAALKFGIVDAPDGRLKHQKEAVPYFGGLAIYLAFLMSLAFTFEFRQDVLGIILGATIVVMLGLIDDFGVLSPTTKLIGQLLAIFVLIKSGIRIQIAALPEWLDLVLTVFWMVGLINAFNLLDIMDGLSAGVGAISAACLLVAALIQGDQVVAFMLAALIGSLIGFLRYNWQPARIYMGDTGAMFIGLLLGAMAMIGQFPSTHPLSLLTPVFILGIPIFDTLFVMYIRYQRGLPIFLGSPDHIAIRLRHWGMSTRHIVIVSYLATAAVGIVGLMLMMVAYEVAWGLCLGTVVILLALTFTLKRIEVKNGRDMEGETSLEERKRAA; encoded by the coding sequence ATGACGCTCTACGTTCTGACATTTGCTCTGTCTTTGTTACTCTCACTATACGGGATGCCCATCGCCAGGCAAGCCGCACTGAAATTCGGCATCGTCGATGCTCCAGACGGACGTCTGAAACATCAAAAGGAAGCGGTCCCATACTTCGGAGGGTTGGCGATCTACCTGGCTTTTTTGATGAGTCTCGCCTTCACGTTTGAATTCCGACAGGATGTCCTTGGCATTATTCTTGGCGCGACCATCGTGGTCATGCTGGGACTCATCGATGATTTTGGGGTGCTCTCACCCACGACGAAACTGATTGGTCAGCTTCTTGCTATTTTTGTCCTGATTAAGAGCGGTATCCGTATTCAGATCGCGGCACTACCGGAATGGTTGGACCTCGTGCTGACCGTCTTTTGGATGGTTGGACTCATCAATGCCTTCAATCTCTTGGATATCATGGACGGTCTTTCCGCCGGAGTCGGAGCCATCAGCGCAGCGTGTTTACTTGTGGCGGCCCTGATCCAGGGCGATCAAGTTGTGGCCTTCATGCTGGCAGCGTTGATCGGAAGCCTCATCGGATTTCTAAGATATAATTGGCAACCGGCTCGGATTTACATGGGCGACACAGGGGCCATGTTCATCGGCCTCTTGCTGGGCGCCATGGCGATGATCGGACAATTTCCAAGCACGCACCCTCTCTCGCTGCTGACGCCGGTGTTTATCTTGGGTATTCCGATCTTTGACACGCTTTTCGTCATGTATATCCGTTATCAACGAGGCCTTCCGATATTCCTGGGCAGCCCTGACCATATCGCCATCCGACTCCGGCATTGGGGGATGTCGACTCGCCACATCGTGATCGTCAGCTATCTTGCCACCGCCGCGGTTGGGATCGTCGGTCTCATGCTCATGATGGTGGCCTATGAGGTGGCCTGGGGCCTCTGCCTTGGAACCGTTGTCATACTCTTGGCCCTGACGTTCACGTTGAAACGGATTGAGGTCAAGAACGGCAGGGATATGGAGGGTGAGACATCCCTAGAAGAAAGAAAGCGAGCAGCATGA
- a CDS encoding class II aldolase translates to MDASLVQGAGGNVSWKAGNTLWIKASGAWLADANRKSIFVPVDLIRLKDHVKSQRFDAAPVVLHRMSKRPSIETMLHSIVPHRIVVHTHPIAVLVHLVQAGCVEILQRRLPPSVSWLLVDYHKPGAKLAEALQRAIERTALSPSVLFLANHGMLVGGETVNEVDHLHRQVLDSLRELPRPLDDCAPSEIPHQLIKRGYRLPENPLVHRIAFDDICLLLVEKHWALVPDIVVFLGDRPQIFDTSDDAVGFIRFARSAPAFVLIRHLGVFIQKNANQAIEAMLVFFAEIAGRLKAIDQVRSLTRSDIEALMEWEAERYRANTGQ, encoded by the coding sequence GTGGATGCATCACTAGTCCAAGGTGCCGGAGGAAACGTGTCCTGGAAGGCTGGCAACACACTATGGATTAAAGCCTCAGGAGCTTGGCTGGCCGACGCCAACCGAAAATCCATCTTTGTGCCAGTTGATTTGATCCGTCTCAAAGACCATGTCAAATCGCAACGATTCGATGCCGCGCCGGTAGTCCTCCACCGGATGTCCAAACGTCCGTCGATCGAAACGATGCTTCACAGCATCGTCCCGCATCGGATTGTTGTCCATACCCATCCAATCGCCGTCTTGGTCCATCTGGTGCAAGCCGGATGCGTTGAAATTCTCCAGCGACGGTTGCCACCAAGTGTTTCATGGCTTCTCGTCGACTACCATAAACCGGGAGCCAAGCTCGCAGAAGCCTTGCAGAGAGCCATCGAGCGTACAGCATTGAGCCCTTCCGTCCTGTTCCTGGCCAATCATGGCATGCTTGTCGGCGGAGAGACGGTCAACGAGGTGGATCATCTGCACCGGCAGGTACTCGATTCTCTACGTGAATTACCTCGTCCCCTTGATGATTGTGCTCCATCAGAAATCCCACACCAGTTAATCAAGCGAGGATACAGGCTTCCTGAAAACCCGCTCGTCCATCGAATAGCGTTTGACGATATCTGTCTTTTGCTCGTCGAGAAACATTGGGCATTGGTTCCCGATATTGTTGTCTTTCTTGGTGATCGCCCGCAGATATTTGATACATCGGATGATGCTGTTGGGTTTATCCGGTTTGCTCGCTCCGCTCCGGCGTTTGTGCTGATACGACACCTCGGCGTTTTTATCCAGAAGAATGCAAACCAAGCGATTGAGGCGATGCTGGTGTTTTTTGCGGAGATTGCAGGTCGATTGAAGGCTATTGATCAGGTGCGTTCACTGACGCGGAGTGATATCGAGGCGCTCATGGAGTGGGAAGCAGAGCGTTATCGAGCCAATACTGGACAGTAA